The proteins below are encoded in one region of Deferribacter autotrophicus:
- a CDS encoding P-loop NTPase — MAQIISVASGKGGVGKSFFSANLAISLKNKGNNVLLVDGDLGGANLHNFVGLKTAGVGIYNFLKEKYKLEEIIIDTPAGVKFIGGASDILGMAHISNYEKLKLVNNLKRTNFDYVILDLGAGTSYNMLDFFNYSEKKVVIMNSEPTSIENSYGFIKIALYRLIERSLKNNPLLEKVLKRLRSRSMNYKKVTDIIDDLKMYDSKSIPEVVDIINNYKVGLVLNMLKFKKELNVFYGFENVANKYLGIKVEKLGFIPYDISIPESLKRLELFYTSTNENFITECIDDIAKNVLNKL; from the coding sequence ATGGCACAAATTATATCTGTTGCTAGTGGAAAAGGTGGTGTTGGTAAAAGCTTTTTTTCTGCTAACCTTGCTATTTCTTTGAAAAACAAAGGGAATAATGTTTTACTGGTCGATGGAGATTTAGGAGGTGCAAATCTACATAATTTTGTAGGATTAAAAACTGCAGGGGTGGGAATATACAATTTTTTAAAAGAAAAATATAAATTAGAAGAAATAATTATAGATACTCCTGCTGGGGTAAAATTTATTGGTGGTGCCAGTGATATCCTTGGAATGGCACATATATCAAATTATGAAAAACTAAAGCTTGTTAATAACTTGAAAAGAACGAATTTTGATTATGTTATATTGGATTTAGGAGCTGGTACAAGCTATAATATGTTGGATTTTTTCAACTATTCTGAAAAAAAAGTTGTTATTATGAACAGCGAACCTACATCAATTGAGAATTCTTATGGATTTATAAAGATTGCTTTATATAGGCTTATTGAAAGAAGTTTAAAAAATAATCCTTTGCTTGAAAAAGTATTAAAACGCTTAAGAAGTAGAAGTATGAATTATAAGAAAGTTACTGATATAATCGATGATTTAAAAATGTATGATTCTAAATCTATTCCTGAAGTAGTCGATATAATAAATAACTACAAAGTGGGATTAGTCTTGAATATGTTGAAGTTTAAAAAAGAATTGAATGTTTTTTATGGTTTTGAAAATGTAGCTAATAAATATCTTGGGATTAAAGTTGAAAAGCTTGGTTTTATACCATACGATATAAGTATACCGGAAAGTTTAAAAAGGCTGGAACTTTTTTATACCAGCACTAATGAAAATTTTATAACCGAATGTATTGATGATATTGCAAAGAATGTATTGAATAAGTTGTGA
- a CDS encoding DUF2062 domain-containing protein has product MKLRDKLKKLLEIDRSANVVALSAAIGTFIGISPYFGLHTVLGIVVSYVFNLPIYPVILGVYITNPITILFIYAFCYKVGLILTDIKVNISIDWKHLTFHDMFNNVKEIFIPFFVGTHVVGIVAAFIVYICVFYIVKKYRR; this is encoded by the coding sequence ATTAAACTTCGGGATAAGTTAAAAAAACTGTTAGAAATAGATAGGTCTGCGAATGTTGTTGCGTTGTCTGCTGCTATTGGTACATTTATAGGTATTTCACCTTACTTTGGCCTTCATACAGTTTTAGGTATAGTGGTTTCTTATGTTTTTAATTTGCCTATTTATCCAGTTATTCTAGGTGTTTATATTACTAATCCAATCACGATTTTATTTATTTATGCTTTTTGTTATAAAGTGGGATTAATTTTAACCGATATAAAAGTTAATATATCAATAGATTGGAAGCATTTAACTTTTCATGATATGTTTAATAACGTGAAAGAAATATTTATACCTTTTTTCGTGGGTACTCATGTTGTCGGCATAGTAGCTGCTTTTATAGTGTATATATGTGTGTTTTATATAGTAAAAAAATATAGAAGATAG
- the lon gene encoding endopeptidase La, whose amino-acid sequence MENLEHEINIPEELPLLPLRDIVIFPYMVLPLFVGRESSIAAIDDALNKDRLIFLAAQKDAMIESPKEDDIYRVGCVAMILRMLKLPDGRVKILVQGLKRGSIEEYVSKEPYYKVKVRPISEIEVEKDLNVEALTRYVKDQIGRAVSLGKPMLPDLLAIIDSIDDPGKLADIIVANIGLKINEAQEVLEIQNPVERLKKVSDSLNREIAILEVQQKILNDARGEIDKSQREYFLKEQLKAIRRELGEEDDFQKEIEEFEKSIKKAKMPKKVKEEAEKQLDRLSKMHPDSAEATVVRTYLEWLVELPWSKSSKDKLDLKRAKQILDEDHYGLKEVKERILEFLAVRKLNPNMKSPILCFIGPPGVGKTSLGKSIARAMGRKFHRISLGGMRDEAEIRGHRRTYIGAMPGKIIQGIKNCGTNNPVFMLDEIDKIGMDFRGDPSSALLEVLDPEQNHAFVDHYIGVPFDLSKVLFITTANYLDPIPPALKDRMEIIYLPGYTEEEKVKIAEKYLIPRQIVENGLKPKQIKFTKAAVDKIISGYTRESGLRNLERLIGKICRKAAKQYAEGKKDKFLITEAVLQKYLGPVKYLAEDELKENEVGIVTGLAWTPFGGEILFVECTKYKGKGNLILTGQLGDVMKESARAALTHVRSIASKYGIDETIFDQYDIHIHVPAGAIPKDGPSAGITIATAIYSVFKEVKVKKDVALTGEITITGKVLPIGGIKEKLLAAKRHNIKTVLLPKKNEKDLVELPKDIRKSLKMVFVEKFDDILKIAVED is encoded by the coding sequence ATGGAAAATTTAGAACATGAAATAAATATACCTGAAGAGTTACCTTTATTGCCTTTAAGAGATATTGTTATTTTCCCTTATATGGTCTTACCACTTTTTGTGGGTAGAGAATCAAGTATTGCTGCCATAGATGATGCTCTGAACAAAGATAGGTTAATATTTTTAGCAGCTCAAAAAGATGCAATGATTGAATCCCCAAAAGAGGATGACATATACAGAGTTGGTTGTGTTGCAATGATACTGAGAATGTTAAAACTTCCTGATGGCAGAGTAAAAATTCTTGTTCAGGGGTTAAAAAGAGGAAGTATTGAAGAGTATGTTTCAAAGGAGCCTTATTACAAGGTAAAAGTTAGGCCAATTAGTGAGATAGAAGTAGAAAAAGATTTAAATGTGGAAGCATTAACTCGTTATGTTAAGGATCAAATTGGTAGGGCTGTTAGCCTTGGTAAACCGATGCTTCCAGATTTGCTTGCTATTATTGATAGTATAGATGATCCGGGAAAGCTTGCGGATATAATTGTAGCTAATATTGGATTGAAAATAAATGAAGCACAAGAAGTTTTAGAAATACAAAATCCAGTTGAACGATTAAAAAAAGTTTCTGATTCTCTGAATAGAGAGATTGCAATACTTGAGGTTCAACAAAAAATTCTAAATGATGCAAGAGGGGAAATTGATAAGAGTCAACGTGAATATTTCTTAAAAGAACAATTGAAAGCTATAAGAAGAGAGCTTGGTGAAGAAGATGATTTTCAAAAGGAGATAGAAGAGTTTGAGAAGAGTATCAAAAAAGCAAAGATGCCCAAAAAGGTTAAGGAAGAGGCTGAAAAACAGCTTGATAGATTGTCAAAAATGCATCCTGACTCAGCTGAAGCAACCGTTGTGAGGACTTATCTTGAGTGGCTTGTGGAGTTGCCTTGGAGTAAAAGCAGTAAAGATAAATTAGATTTAAAACGTGCAAAGCAAATACTTGATGAAGATCATTACGGATTGAAAGAGGTTAAAGAGAGGATCTTGGAGTTTTTAGCTGTTCGCAAGCTCAATCCTAATATGAAAAGTCCAATACTTTGTTTTATAGGACCTCCAGGAGTAGGTAAAACCTCCCTTGGTAAATCCATAGCAAGAGCGATGGGGAGGAAGTTTCATAGGATTTCCCTTGGTGGAATGAGGGATGAGGCAGAGATTAGAGGGCATAGAAGGACCTACATTGGGGCAATGCCTGGTAAAATTATTCAGGGGATAAAGAATTGCGGCACTAATAACCCTGTTTTTATGCTTGATGAAATAGATAAAATAGGGATGGATTTCAGAGGTGATCCTTCTTCTGCATTACTTGAAGTTTTAGATCCTGAGCAGAATCATGCTTTTGTGGATCATTATATTGGTGTGCCATTTGATTTGTCTAAAGTACTATTTATTACCACTGCTAATTATTTGGATCCTATTCCTCCAGCGTTGAAAGATAGAATGGAGATAATATATTTGCCTGGTTATACTGAAGAAGAAAAGGTAAAGATTGCTGAGAAGTATTTGATTCCTCGTCAAATTGTTGAAAATGGATTAAAACCTAAACAGATTAAATTTACTAAAGCAGCTGTAGATAAGATAATTTCTGGATATACAAGAGAATCTGGCCTGAGAAACCTTGAGAGATTAATAGGAAAAATTTGTAGAAAAGCAGCAAAACAGTATGCTGAAGGGAAAAAGGATAAATTTTTAATAACAGAAGCAGTTCTTCAAAAATATCTTGGTCCCGTTAAATACTTAGCTGAAGATGAGTTGAAAGAAAATGAAGTAGGTATTGTAACAGGTCTTGCCTGGACTCCATTTGGTGGAGAAATACTGTTTGTTGAATGCACTAAGTATAAAGGTAAAGGTAACCTCATACTTACAGGTCAGTTAGGTGATGTGATGAAAGAGTCGGCAAGAGCGGCGCTAACTCATGTTAGGTCTATTGCCTCAAAGTATGGAATAGATGAGACAATATTTGACCAATATGATATACATATACATGTACCTGCCGGTGCAATACCGAAAGATGGCCCTTCTGCAGGTATAACAATTGCAACGGCTATTTATTCTGTGTTTAAAGAAGTAAAAGTAAAAAAAGATGTAGCATTGACAGGTGAAATTACCATTACAGGTAAGGTGTTGCCGATAGGTGGGATAAAAGAAAAACTTTTGGCAGCAAAAAGACACAATATTAAAACAGTATTATTACCTAAAAAGAATGAAAAAGATTTGGTAGAATTGCCGAAGGATATAAGAAAATCATTAAAAATGGTATTTGTGGAAAAGTTTGATGATATTTTGAAAATTGCTGTTGAAGACTAA
- a CDS encoding Hsp20/alpha crystallin family protein: MGNDPVTRFRLIHGILSRELNDMFELLDRILSKKSVFESNYPLMDVFVYSDEIKVLVDLPGVKLEDFKVYLYENNLILEGYKSDIKYDQKVTYFRMERDFFPFRRAISLPEDIDEDNVKAALKDGVLEIIINRKKREE; encoded by the coding sequence ATGGGCAATGATCCTGTAACAAGGTTTAGATTAATTCATGGTATTTTAAGTAGAGAACTGAATGACATGTTTGAATTATTGGATAGGATATTGAGCAAAAAATCTGTATTTGAGAGTAACTACCCTCTTATGGATGTTTTTGTGTATAGTGATGAAATTAAAGTTTTGGTGGATTTGCCGGGTGTCAAACTTGAAGATTTTAAAGTGTATCTTTATGAAAATAATTTGATATTAGAGGGATATAAATCAGATATCAAATATGATCAAAAAGTTACATATTTCCGTATGGAAAGAGATTTTTTCCCTTTTAGACGAGCAATATCTTTGCCTGAGGATATTGATGAAGATAATGTTAAGGCAGCGTTAAAAGATGGTGTTTTAGAGATTATTATTAATAGAAAAAAGAGGGAGGAATGA
- the galU gene encoding UTP--glucose-1-phosphate uridylyltransferase GalU produces MKKIRKAVLPVAGFGTRMLPASKAIPKEMITLVDKPLIQYAVEEAINSGIETIIFVTSRHKKPIEDHFDRFFDLEETLSRSGKEEELKKIMYLANCCEFISVRQKEQRGLGDAVYCAKSIVGDEPFAVILPDDVILSKEPVIGQLIEQYNEMGGSVIALQEVAPENTSKYGIVSIEEEINDRLFKLNDMVEKPRENPPSNFAIIGRYVLTSAVMENIGNIESGALGEIQLTDAIKKEAEKGLVYGYKFKGERFDCGNVKGYIEATLNFALERDDLRDYVVELIKNKFI; encoded by the coding sequence ATGAAAAAAATAAGAAAAGCAGTATTGCCTGTTGCAGGATTTGGGACGAGGATGTTGCCAGCTTCTAAGGCTATTCCTAAGGAGATGATCACACTTGTTGACAAACCTCTTATTCAGTATGCAGTGGAGGAGGCTATTAATTCTGGTATTGAAACCATTATATTTGTAACATCAAGGCATAAAAAACCTATAGAGGATCATTTTGATAGATTTTTTGATCTTGAAGAAACTTTGAGTAGGAGTGGTAAAGAGGAGGAGTTGAAAAAAATAATGTATCTTGCAAATTGCTGCGAGTTTATATCAGTGAGACAGAAGGAGCAGAGAGGACTTGGTGATGCAGTTTACTGTGCTAAGAGTATAGTGGGGGATGAGCCTTTTGCAGTAATTTTGCCAGATGATGTGATTTTGAGTAAAGAGCCAGTAATTGGACAACTTATTGAACAGTATAATGAAATGGGGGGGAGTGTAATAGCTTTGCAGGAAGTAGCACCAGAAAATACATCGAAATACGGTATTGTATCTATTGAAGAAGAAATAAATGATAGACTCTTCAAGCTTAATGATATGGTGGAAAAGCCTAGAGAGAATCCTCCTTCAAATTTTGCAATTATTGGTAGATACGTTTTAACGAGTGCTGTGATGGAAAATATTGGTAACATTGAAAGCGGGGCCTTAGGTGAGATACAGTTGACTGATGCCATAAAAAAAGAAGCTGAAAAGGGACTGGTTTATGGCTATAAATTTAAAGGGGAAAGGTTTGACTGTGGTAATGTAAAAGGCTATATTGAAGCAACGCTTAATTTTGCATTGGAAAGAGATGATTTGAGAGATTATGTAGTAGAGTTGATAAAAAATAAATTTATATGA
- the amrB gene encoding AmmeMemoRadiSam system protein B, with protein MYRKAAVKGYFYPDNLNELTSFFSKHAYDGEKIDGIMAIVPHAGYTYSGVTAVKTISRLNLKDKILLLGPNHTGFGERVALYPEGEWETPFGDVKISRDLNSRLLNISYIKEDIIAHVREHSLEVILPMLKYFKKDFSFSAITMMPIRYEECINLAQEIYENIKDENITIIVSSDFNHYENAEITEKKDMLAIKQILNMDSKELYDTVFEKDISMCGIYPAIVGIEIAKRFGANNSLLVEHTHSGVVNSDFSQVVGYAGIIIY; from the coding sequence GCGGTAAAGGGGTATTTTTATCCTGATAATTTGAATGAATTAACAAGTTTTTTCAGCAAACACGCTTATGATGGTGAAAAAATTGATGGAATTATGGCTATAGTGCCACATGCTGGTTATACCTATTCAGGAGTTACCGCTGTTAAAACTATTTCAAGGCTAAATTTAAAAGATAAAATATTATTATTAGGTCCAAATCATACAGGATTTGGTGAAAGAGTAGCCCTTTATCCTGAAGGGGAGTGGGAAACTCCTTTTGGTGATGTGAAGATTAGTAGGGATTTAAATAGTAGGTTATTGAATATTTCGTACATTAAAGAAGATATCATAGCCCACGTTAGAGAGCATTCCTTAGAAGTAATTTTACCGATGTTAAAATATTTTAAAAAAGATTTCAGTTTTTCTGCTATTACTATGATGCCAATACGGTATGAGGAATGTATAAATTTAGCTCAAGAAATTTACGAGAATATTAAGGATGAAAATATAACAATTATAGTGAGTTCAGATTTTAATCATTATGAAAATGCTGAGATCACTGAGAAAAAAGATATGTTAGCAATTAAACAGATTTTGAATATGGATAGCAAAGAGTTGTACGATACTGTATTTGAAAAAGATATAAGTATGTGTGGCATTTATCCTGCAATTGTAGGGATAGAAATTGCAAAACGATTTGGTGCTAATAATTCGTTACTTGTAGAGCATACCCATAGTGGAGTGGTAAATAGTGATTTCTCTCAGGTAGTGGGTTATGCAGGTATAATAATTTATTAA